tacaaaatgttttctttaaatttttaaaaatattttatcttaGAGACCAAGTAGCGGGGTACAAACAAAGTTGTTAATAGAAGAggacatttcatttcattaatgATAGTTTCCCTCTGTCCGTTGGTCCGCTTGTAAACCGCGATCTCGGGATAAAAATGTACTAAAAAGTATTGACTAAGTAACAGCAACCAGGCgaaagttttattaaatatgcagCCGTACCTCGTTTTATTTAATCGTTAATCGAATACCGTATACtgagtaaaaggatatactggggtcgttgaaaagtatgtagattaaaaattttattttgcttaagTGTATTTTAATTGATAAGCCACCACTATCATTTCGTTGCAAAATGCCCTTAGAATGTTAATTTTgtggaatataaaaaaaaaacttatcCGCGACAGTTCAGTGGTTTGTGGCCTTTGAAGTCATAGAGGCCAAACTTTAATTGTACATGCATCACCacaatctgcatgcttaatccTATAATCTTATTAAATAGTTCCCGAGATACAGAAATGCAGACTGACGGACGAATGGTCATGGTAAGATtgattcggctattgatccgtAATATATGTACTCTATGGGGGCGAAAACTCTTTTGCCCTTATTTCATTTCAGACCTTATTGGGGACTCATATAAATCCGCCGAACGACAGaatagaataattaattaactaatttaaaaaaaaatgtgtaaagtgtgggcgtattagttttgggcggttcTGGGTGTTatagtgggtgtggcaaaaagttgtttggcaaatcgttagaagTTAACAAGacgaataataaaataaaaaagattcaacacattttttaaaactgtgggcgtggtatatgtggcggtttgtgggcgttatagtgggcgcGACAAACAAACTATTGGTGTACCGAtcgaaatttacaagactaatacaaaatttaatgtGGGAGTTGCTGTTTTGGGCGGATTATGGGCGTtccagtgggcgtggcaacgtgggccaacaaacttgcgctgcgtcgaTGTTTCTAGAGGCTGCATGCTGAATTTCAACCGAATCGACCGgatcgactccgctattgatcttgaaaataaatatacattgtatatgtaaactttatatggtcggaaacgcttccttttgcctgtcaCAAACTTTTCAAAGAATCTACTATACCCTTGtaatctacgagtaacgggtataaaaattgtatcaACCAATGTATGCagtattaaaattattacatttatcTACAATTTTACCCAACTCTGTTGACCTTACAAGCCCAAGAGCACTCGGTCATGCTGAAAATATTGTCAGAATAGAAAAACTGTGCAAACAGCTTTAGTTGTCAAGCACCAATAAGgtatttattgatttcgtAGTACTACAATCATGTCTGCCCCAGATTGCGTATAAAATACCGCTCGATTTTGTAAAATGTACTCATTTCAATGCGTTTCCTATTCGCTCTAGTCCTCGGCGTGCTCCTGTGCCTGCTCCTGGCTCAGGAGGGCAGTAGTACCacaactacaaccacaacTACTGACGCgaccacaaccacaactacAGACGCGACCACTACCACGGCTTCatccgccaccaccaccaccacttccTCCTCCAGCACCTCTACGACCGCTGCCTCCTCTTCCTCGGCGGAGGCCAGGAGGCGCAGACGTGCTCGCCGCCGTCGCCTGGCTCGTGAGCGCCGTCGTCGCCAGGAGCGGAGGCAGCGCCAGGAAAAGAGGAGGCGCAGGATGGAGCAGCTGCTTGCGAGGCAGCGCCGCCTGATCAATCAGCTTCAGGGATAGATCAGGCCGATACCAAAAGTTTCtagcaaaagaaaaataaaatttttaaaacactgtTTTACTTTTAGAACtttgatttggatttttgcagttacatatataaaatataatatattataaaagattaaaaaatattgcgTATTGTTGCTTTAAACTGAACGGTCTAGacataaaacaagagagaacgctatagtagAGTTTCTCGACTATCAAATACCCGTTCCTTAGCTAGGTGGAGTTCAAACGATAAAGTTTAAGAATCTtgttggcatatcgatagaaattgacaacaagaaacaagagagaacgctatagtcgagttccccgactatctgatacgTGGAGTGGGCGttgtagtgggcgtggcaatatgaatcgacttgctgcgtctatgtctctggagtctgcatgcttaatctcaactttctagcttttatagttcctgagatctcgacgttcatacggacagacggacagacagacggacggacagacggatatggccagatcgactcggctattgatcctgattaagaatatatatactttatatggtcggaaacgcttccttctgcctcttacatacttttcaacgaatctagtataccctcttactctatgattaacgggtatacaaaaataataatattaaaataaagcgaagaaaatttcaaaaatgtgggtaTGGAGTTTATGCGCTGCTTGTGcgcattaaattttatttagctaagtaataaaatgaaaaaatttcaacacatttttccaATCTGTGGGCGTGTGCAATTTTTCGGTTTTTAAGCGTTATAGTTTttacaaatcgatagaaatttataagaccaataaaaatttagaaaaaatagaactatttttcaaaaatgtggacgtggcagttttaggcggtttgtgagcgttacAAAGTGCGTGGCAACATAGgaccgtccgtctgtctgtctgtctgtccgcccttatgaacgtcgagatttcaggaactacATATACAAGCTGGATAGTTCCAGATTTTTAATTGACGTTTCCACTCCCAcattaacgcccacaaatcaaccaaaactgccacgcccacaatttaaaaaaatgtgatattttttcttttgtgttaTTAGTCCTGtaaattgtttacaatttgtcaaaaaacttttagacacgcccactgtaacgcccacaaaccgcccgaAACTGCGACGCCCAAacgtttgaaaaatgtttaaatgttttttcttttaatacttttttctccaatttctaccgatattcTAGAAATTATCCAATAGGCATGCTCAAACTTTGAAAGCTCATTGCGGCCATGTTGTTTGAGTGACAGATGTCAAATACAGTGTGTTATATTCATTACGATGGCAGGTTACAGTGCCGAGCAGCACATgcaaataatacaattttttttatgaaaatgggTCTTCAGTTGGAACAACGTTCCGCGCACTTCGTCCGTTTTACGGTAGCGATGatcgtcctgcgtcctgatCGTCAACAAGCTAAATTTCCGTATTTGGGACCATACCAATCTACACGAGGTTCACCGAGTGGCAATGCATCCGCAGAAAGTGACTGTTTGGTGCGGACTTTGGGCCGGAGGCGTGATTGGTCCTTATATTGGTGTGACCGTCACTGTCAATGGTGAGCGATACCGGTCGATGATAACCAACTTATTTTGGCCTGAAATCGAGAATATGGATCTGGACAACATGTGGTTTCAGCAATTTTCGAACATTGTCATCTCGCGCGGAGGCGACGTGAACTGGCCACCGAGATCGTGCGATTTGACCCCGCTGGACTTTTTCTTGTGGCGTTTTCTTAAGTGGCAGCTGTATGCCAACAAGCCGCAAACCACCGCTACCATCAAAGGCAACTTATGCCACGCCATCGATCAAATACCAGAGTCATCGAAAATTAGAACTTTTGCGTGCGCGCCCCCAAGCGAAGCAGTGGCAGTTATGTGATGCTAGTTTTTAGCCTGGCCCGTACCGACCTGTAATTGAAAAAATACTTTTGGGATAGTTTAATGAAGATACATTTAAACTAATTTGCGTATTCGACTCAGATGTTGATACTGATAATTGTTACAAATATCTTCTTTACTTTGCAAGGGTATAAAACAGACGGAAAATggtttaatttgaatatatgtatgtacaaatgatttaaaattttactATCGGAAAAATTGCAATATTTGTAATACATGCCCATGGTAAAGAtggaaacaaattaaaatgttgcgcATCCCGGCATCCTTCGCTTGGAGCCATTTTTGTTCAAATCCAGGCGGCGCCTGCTTGAAGGCCTAACCAAGCTGTGGTGCATTTTACACGCTTCGCTGGAGTTCTGCAACACGAATTGGCACAAAGGATGTCGGAGCAGCCAGGACGAGAGGTTGGGAGAGACAGGAACCCTGGAACCCACAACGACCGAGTCGAAAGTTTCGGCCTGCAGAGCTGGCAAAAAAGTTTAGCCGCTGACGCTGAAGCTGCATTAAATTTGGAGCCAAATATGATTTCATACTTTAAGCGGAGAAAGAGTTTTAAGAAActataaatgaattttatcTCCGATGCTTATGTCACGGATCTCGTCCTTTCACCTAACTGCCGCCTAAATGCGCCTAAATGCAATTCTTGTTACTTTCCGAAACTTTCGCCTGCTTTACCTTTttggcaaaagtttgtttCGAGTTTTTCCTGTGCCCAGGAAATAGCCATGGCGGTGGGAGTGGCTTGTTCTGaacttttgtaattatttgatttatcaAATAGCAGAGGCTGTTCATGCTGAGCAATAAAGGCGGCCGTCTTTACTTTTGGCTTCggtataattttatttaaaagtttgctTTTTTCGGATATAATTCCTTGACACAGCCGCCTGGCACATATAATCAAAAACATTGCGACACTGAAAGGTCAAGGGTAGGGCTTAGCTTACAGCTTCAAAAGAACAGCAAACACCGAACTAAACCAGAAAACACCTGTGAGGTATGCAAACAGAAAGGGAAACTGCAGCTGTCTATCTGTTTCGACGACAACAACACCACAGAGAGCGTTCGCCAGTTGATCACCGACTGCTGGCCGCCTACAACGTTCGAGGCGGGGAATGTCTGTGCTCTGGGTCATTTTGCTCGGTCTCCTGGCCTGTGAGAGAAACACCTTTGGAGCCCTCCCCGCCAAGTCCACTCACTATCGTCTACGTAGCACTAACCTTCCGGAGCTTAAAACAACGGGCGTTGCGCGTCAGAAATCACAACGGGTTGCACCCATTACCAATTCACATAAAACTGCCCTAACGGAAAAGAATCGGCTTGGTGAACCATTTAATGACTCTATTTCAACATCTGATAGGATAGAGTACAACATATGGCACGCACTAAGAGCCGATGGAAAAGAGAACCTCTATATACTCTTTTTCGCCATTTATATTAGCTACCTAGTGTATGTGCTATTCTAAGTCGGTGatttatgcaataaaaatcaacGTCATCGAAGATAATTTTTGCTATCATCGTCATGGAAGATGCCTTCTGCtatctttttattaaaattttttatatcCAGGAAAAATGTAAGCATTCTTTAAATCGACGTATAAGATTTTTGAAACCACATTCATGGCCGACCcctataaaagaaaatattaaaacagcCTTTTTCCAAAATcagtgaatttatttttagcaaaaGAGAAcgttatatttaatttttacgaCTATCAGGAGTTGGAGTACTTGAAAGATATAAGTTATATTAGATATTACTGATAGTATTGGGCGTCTTGTGGGCGGTAGAGTGGCCGTGACAACGCTCTAAAACATCGTAGGTGTGACTAGAATCTGCCTGTTTAATCTACATTTTCTAGTTTTCATCGTTGGCCAAATCACAgtgttcatacggacagattAACGCATAGCAGATTAACTTGTCTAGTAATCCCAagcagaatatatatattctttatatataaagatatatacatatatatattctagaaCGCTTTCTTCCACCTGTTACATGCATTTTAAGTAATTGAAATTGGTGCGTCGAGTGGAACATTATTGAGGGATTTTACACATTCTACATTTGTACAATTCATAGTTTATTACAACGTTCTGGTTCattgtttattaaaacaatgtaatatttttgtttcattaaaaatttaatttcacttttaaattaatttcttctTACTTGCTAAGGGGTGGCTGTGGCGgtttttttttacgcgcgaTTTCCATGTCCACACCGACCGAGGAGTGCTGCCGTGTATCGGACGCTTCGATTCACGAGAATATATTATACAAGCGATACAGAAACCAGAACAGAAACGAGGAAATAATAAGTATTAGTAAGATTTAATTATGCGATAAAAAAGTTAGAATTAATTGCTTTACGATCGGTGGAGAGATTTAAGATAATAGGATAAtgtctattatagtcagaacataagCCTCTGTAGGGGTCATGCAACGCAAAGTaaatctacaatgatttaagaTTAGGGGTACGTAGTTTCTGGTGTATCTGCTTGAAACATCGAAGTTTCAGTCGGGACTCCCAACTTCACCACGAAGAAGCTTACAAATatagactgttccaagcatccTCCTACGAATAGCTAGGTAgggtaaattaattaacattagtcTACTAAAATAAGGAGGTAAcataaggtttgcatcccaatttaggcgccgtaaggcaaacaGTACCGACGGATGTGTGAaatgaataaggttttggtcatgtaagaatcatcaaattcctttgaccacttttatataaaacaaagcACTCCTCTGGCCCTATTGActatagacgaaatatggtctgaaaattttaGTTAAGgatccagaagaacaccaagatcataAACAAGTGTTATTTTGTCCAATGAGCACCCACTAACAGTGTAAGTGTCTTGGGTTGACGAGAGAGAATGATAACTTTACACTCCGGGCCATTTAAGTATAGTAagttatcacggcaccatatTTGAAAACtatctaaatatataaatccaatttagaatatcaacagggaaacctaataaatcaagtgcCCTTACAAGAAGAGAATGATTAAAAGAGCTTTACTAAATTCAGTGTAGAtaacatctgtttgaagattggTTTGAAGCCCTGAATTACCGGTGAAGTTAGCTCCAAAAGGCTAGAAGTTGTTAAACTGAGTTTCATAAAACCGTGATATGGTGATATAATTCACCTACAAAGGTgatgcaaatgaggagtgataatattcttttttgttacctttttttatggagagggatcacaaagggacaaaatattaaattcgactttgattGAGGTAACGTGGAATATGTTGTTTGAAAAAACCTGGGAAACAGATCAGCTATTGCCTGATTCGATGTTACCatagttttttaaaaaaatagcgaggaagggtaagaaattattttgcgcttagtgttaacgaaattataaaactgtttcgGATGCTGCGAGAACTGGAACTTAAAACGGTTTAAATAGTTATTGTAACACTGAGCAATAAGCACGGTAAAATAGCCCGAGTACTTTAATATTTAGAAAGGATAGACTGAgaccggtatttttaaatttcgtataaagtctggactttACATTTCTTAGGTTTGCAAACTTATTCTTAGGAGGAGCTTTGTTAAAGATCGACGGATAGTACAccggaacacaagagttaaaaaatgatttgatagCGTCATAAATACGGCATCCGCCATTGTATTGCAGGAATAAAGATTAGACCAATTAAAGCCggataaaaacaagagagaacgctatagtcgagttccccgactatctgatacccgttactcagctattcgaagtgcgaaggagagtcttcagcacatacagtttttggcggttttgtgggcgttagagtgggcgtgtcgttttattatttataagactaatacaaaagtgaaaaataatcaaaacatttttttaaaagtgtgggcgtggcagctttgggcggtttgtgggcgttagagtgggcgtggcaaaaagttttttggcaaatcgatagaaatttacaagactaatacaaaaatgaaaaaatatcgaaacctttttcaaaagtgtggacgtggcagttttgggcggtttgtcggcgttagagtgggtgtggaaacatgaatcgacaaacttgcgctgtatgtatatgtatgtatatgtccctggagtctgtatgcttaatctcaactttctagcttttgtagttcctgagatctcgacgttcatacggacggacagacgggcggacagacggacatggccaaatcgactcggctattgatcctgatcaagattatatatactttatatggttggaaacgcttccttctgcctgttacatacttttcaacgaatctagtatacccttttactctacgagtaacgggtaaaacaagggagaacgctatagtcgagctccccgactatctgatacccgtggaagtgcgaaggcgagtcttcaacactgacagtttttggcggtttgtgggcgttagagtgggcgtggcctttATTAATTTGCCCGATCGTAAATTTTTGCGGTTTAAAGCCTGAATTTCATTGAATGTTTTGTactactagattcgttgaaaagtatgtaacaggcagaaggaagcgtttccgaccatataaagtatatatattcttgatcaggatcagtagccgagtcgatctggccatgtccgtctgtccgtccgtctgtccgtccgcctgtccgtccgtctagacgcgtctgtccgtccgtatgaacgtcgagatctcaggaactacaaaagctagaatgttcagattaagcatacagactccagagaagcagcgcaagtttgtcgatgcatgttgccacgcccactttaacgcccacaaaccgcccaaaactgccgcgcccacacttttgaaaaacgttttgatattttttcatttttgtatttttcttgaaaatttcaatcgagttgccaaaaaactttttgccacgcccactctaacgcccacaaaccgccaaaaactcagTGTTGAaaactcgccttcgcacttccactagctgagtaacgggtatcagatagtcggggaactcgactatagcgttcactcttgtttcatttttgctttagttttgtaaattttcgATAttctttcacatttttgttagtcgtGTAAATTTCACTCGATTTagccactcccactctaacgcccacaaaccggccaaaactattagtgttgaaatttctccttcgcacttccactagctgagtaacgggtatcagatagtcgaggaactcgactttagcgttctgttttgttttttttagttgtttggcttatgtttttggtttagtggttttgtttatattaaaagTTGTAGGTTTGTGAACCGACCTAGCGCCAATCTGGCGCTATGTTTTGTAGCAAGTATCTTCGGACGGGCACGGCAGGTGATCCTAATCCAAATACATTTAGTTTACATGTCCAGAACCTATTATACAATATTCGATGATACTAAAATACCCTTTTAATGACggaaataataccaaaatcGCAGTACATACTAATAAACTTTACAGGAACACACAGTGGTAGGGCTAGACCTTAAGATTGTCTTacttattaaatgaaatataggTTGTATTTAACCTGAGGGCCTTCTGcgaaacatacatatttaaagcTTTTGCGATCCTCGGCCGTTCCAGCAGTGCATCAATTCCTCTGCATGTGTTGCTCGCACGAACATACACATGCAGTATGCTAAGTGACCCCGCAACCTCAACGCCTGTCCAAAGGCATTCCGTTTGCAGACGGGAGCTTCGCTGTTGCTTTCGTCAACTGCGACATAATTTATGACGCTTTCATTAAAAGCGACAAGCGAGACAAACGCCCACACAATCACGGCTGGGTAACGAATGGCCAAAGGAGTTGCCCGGTTCATGTCCCCAGTGTGGGtgtgtattttaaatttgtttcggTGCAGACCTAGAAGACAAGCGTACTCGCAGGGAACTCGGCTACGTGTGCCAGACAGTTGTCACAGGCAAAAACATCGGTCAGGATTGGGGTTGCCACGAGGAGGAGGGCCGACGTTGGCAGACATTTCACCCCAAACGGTGTCAATTTTTTAATGTCAAGCGTTTAACTGGCGTACCGTTGCACTCGGTTCCTAGTCGGAGGCTTCCGCACTTTGACATAATTAAAGGCCATTAATCACGTGTGCTGATTCAACAACGCCCACTTTGCAAGCAGGTGGGAGCAGGCCGACATGGAACGGAGGACGGGACCCGGTGACCTCTCGTGGGTTAATACAGCCACTTCAGCCTCCTGGTGGGATGGCTCAGGTCGGATCTGTTCGGCCATGGGTGGTTGTGGGCGAATCGATTTGgaggaacatttaaattcacCGAAACCCGTAAAGACACCGTGCTGCTGTCCTGCCACAAATTGTGCCCGACTGAacaaattcctttttttttagttgCTCCGCTTCGCTGGCGATTTGCTTTTCAGTTTCGCTTGacgttttggttttttgtacAGGAGCATTTTGGCGTCAATTAACGTTCTTTGTTGTGGCGCTACATTGGACACATTTTTG
This genomic interval from Drosophila teissieri strain GT53w chromosome 3L, Prin_Dtei_1.1, whole genome shotgun sequence contains the following:
- the LOC122617836 gene encoding uncharacterized protein LOC122617836, whose translation is MSVLWVILLGLLACERNTFGALPAKSTHYRLRSTNLPELKTTGVARQKSQRVAPITNSHKTALTEKNRLGEPFNDSISTSDRIEYNIWHALRADGKENLYILFFAIYISYLVYVLF
- the LOC122617815 gene encoding protein new-glue 1-like, translating into MRFLFALVLGVLLCLLLAQEGSSTTTTTTTTDATTTTTTDATTTTASSATTTTTSSSSTSTTAASSSSAEARRRRRARRRRLARERRRRQERRQRQEKRRRRMEQLLARQRRLINQLQG